One genomic region from Epinephelus fuscoguttatus linkage group LG8, E.fuscoguttatus.final_Chr_v1 encodes:
- the csf3r gene encoding granulocyte colony-stimulating factor receptor codes for MISTWVSVIVTLVAFVNGARNEDDTQPCAKVQTSSSVVPLGSPVTATCVIRDGCPLFIGQAVHIEWRLGDRFVPGRPVANESSRISEVVIPSFNHTREFLTCCVQASFLQVVGGVEIRGGYPPQAPQNLSCQTNLTNPNTLTCSWDPGPQKTHLPTKYTLHTEIRDSNENNTYELLPGIHRYTIPRSGFVFFSDMEIHVKAENELGEATSAPIILEPLSAAKFDRPAILGVQAVPKKYGCLRLSWRLSQQQAWMRNYRLNLGVRLKTAGSNQWNEQPSPVIWVRPTRSVDLCRLLHGTQYVAQIRVRYQQSPWSEWSSSQSGVTLESAPTGRLDSWMNVSGDHMHKQLSIHLFWKPSKQFRANGQNVSYIVSVRRLPGEKRKVCSTKGNYCTFQLPERTKKVYLSAVNAAGKSSPTEVQIYPPKARTAILEVTATPHDDRSLLVQWSSLVFPTLTGFVVEWRPLLQSDLSFSQFEITDRNQTRLLITGSLEPYKPYGISVYPRFKDGIGLPQTVNAYSRQKAPSMVPKLHIKKLWYSPVELTWDEIPLDQRNGLIQNYKVFCWNEKGPIQVVNADPDNRKVVLKGINTVSQYEAFMMVSTFGGSRNGSTFHFKIDPFDAVAIVTIVTVSGVGVSLLVILVVLTCFSNHRRLKGHFWPAVPDPANSSIKRWTSESTQDSHLPWDTDEPDPMYLSHLSFLDLPMNMNLNKKDNDPWLSSTEETSDLGESICGSPFIPGYSGSNSDSVPYATVVFGPCSSPTPKDPHVYLRSESTQPLLESEEAFTPKCYQNLAADGTQNEQCFFGPCHDCVPEEDAGPDVLWDDFPFLRALSLNDTHND; via the exons ATGATATCCACATGGGTGTCAGTGATTGTCACGCTTGTGGCGTTTGTGAATGGAGCGAGAAATG AGGATGACACGCAGCCATGTGCAAAGGTCCAGACGTCCAGCTCGGTGGTGCCTTTGGGGTCACCTGTCACAGCCACCTGTGTCATCAGAGACGGCTGCCCTCTCTTTATTGGACAAGCTGTTCACATAGAGTGGCGCCTCGGCGATCGCTTCGTCCCCGGCAGGCCCGTGGCCAATGAGAGCAGCAGGATTTCCGAGGTTGTTATACCGAGCTTCAATCACACCAGGGAGTTCCTCACTTGCTGTGTCCAGGCCTCTTTTCTTCAAGTAGTCGGAGGAGTGGAGATCAGAGGCGGAT ATCCACCTCAAGCACCACAAAACCTCAGCTGTCAGACAAACCTTACCAACCCGAATACCCTGACCTGCAGCTGGGACCCTGGACCGCAGAAAACCCACCTGCCCACAAAGTACACCCTCCACACCGAGATACG GGATTCAAACGAGAACAACACTTACGAGCTGCTACCAGGAATCCACCGTTACACCATCCCACGCTCCGGCTTCGTCTTCTTCTCAGACATGGAGATACATGTGAAGGCGGAGAATGAACTTGGAGAAGCAACCTCTGCGCCGATCATTTTGGAACCCCTCAGTGCAG CTAAGTTTGACCGACCAGCAATTTTGGGGGTTCAAGCGGTGCCTAAAAAGTATGGCTGCCTAAGGCTGAGCTGGAGATTATCTCAGCAGCAAGCCTGGATGCGTAACTACCGTCTGAACCTGGGAGTCCGACTTAAGACTGCTGGCAGCAACCAGTGGAATGAGCAACCA AGCCCAGTGATCTGGGTGAGACCGACTAGATCTGTGGACCTGTGTCGTCTTCTCCATGGGACCCAGTATGTCGCCCAGATTCGAGTCAGATACCAGCAGAGCCCCTGGAGTGAATGGAGCAGCAGCCAGTCTGGAGTCACCTTGGAGAGCG CTCCCACTGGACGCCTCGACTCGTGGATGAATGTATCAGGGGATCACATGCACAAGCAACTCAGCATACACTTGTTTTGGAAg ccATCAAAACAATTCCGCGCCAATGGCCAAAATGTGTCATACATTGTCTCAGTGAGGAGGCTGCCAGGTGAAAAGAGAAAGGTGTGCTCTACAAAGGGGAATTACTGTACTTTCCAGCTTCCCGAGAGAACAAAGAAAGTGTATTTGAGTGCTGTAAATGCCGCAGGGAAATCATCCCCGACTGAAGTTCAGATTTACCCACCTAAAG CTCGTACAGCGATATTAGAAGTCACAGCCACCCCTCATGATGACAGATCCCTACTGGTCCAATGGAGTAGCCTGGTTTTTCCCACTCTCACTGGTTTCGTGGTGGAATGGAGACCTCTGTTACAATCAGACCTCTCTTTCTCCCAGTTTGAAATCACAGACAGAAATCAGACACGCCTTCTTATAACAG GCAGCCTTGAGCCCTACAAGCCCTATGGGATCTCTGTGTATCCTAGGTTTAAGGATGGGATAGGCCTTCCTCAGACTGTTAATGCCTACTCAAGACAAAAGG CTCCATCCATGGTTCCAAAACTGCACATCAAAAAGCTCTGGTACTCTCCTGTTGAGCTCACCTGGGATGAAATACCGTTAGACCAAAGGAATGGACTTATCCAAAACTACAAAGTCTTCTGCTGGAATGAGAAAGGACCCATTCAGG TTGTGAATGCTGACCCAGATAATAGGAAAGTGGTCCTAAAAGGCATCAACACTGTGTCTCAGTATGAGGCTTTCATGATGGTCAGCACGTTTGGCGGGAGCCGGAACGGGTCAACATTCCATTTCAAAATTGATCCCTTTG ATGCCGTCGCCATTGTGACAATCGTAACTGTGTCTGGTGTCGGTGTGTCCCTGCTGGTCATCTTAGTAGTCTTGACTTGTTTCTCCAACCACAGGAG GCTGAAGGGGCATTTTTGGCCAGCTGTTCCCGATCCAGCTAATAGCAGCATCAAGAGATGGACTTCAGAATCAACACAG GATTCCCATCTTCCCTGGGACACTGACGAGCCCGATCCAATGTACCTGTCTCACCTGAGCTTCCTGGACCTCCCTATGAATATGAACCTCAACAAAAAGGACAATGACCCGTGGTTGAGCAGCACAGAGGAAACCAGTGACCTGGGAGAGTCCATTTGTGGTTCACCATTCATCCCCGGCTACTCCGGTTCCAACAGCGACTCTGTTCCTTACGCCACTGTGGTCTTTGGTCCATGCAGCAGCCCCACACCTAAAGACCCTCACGTCTACCTGCGCTCTGAGTCCACGCAGCCCCTTTTGGAATCGGAAGAAGCCTTCACTCCAAAGTGCTATCAGAACCTCGCAGCTGACGGGACGCAAAATGAGCAGTGTTTTTTCGGACCGTGCCATGATTGTGTACCTGAGGAAGATGCAGGCCCAGATGTCCTGTGGGACGACTTTCCTTTTCTACGAGCATTATCCTTAAATGATACTCACAATGACTAA
- the mrps15 gene encoding 28S ribosomal protein S15, mitochondrial, with the protein MFTNIALRTVLKSSVGVLRESGALSYARSLKPWTCSSASLAGPTVSCVAGSFAVPPPMRHYAGAAKKRRTAFESQLSDLPPTLLKMDYAVVPLAQTTDDVVKRLLSLELASHSEKLQLKKEQLVAKVQRDENDRSSVEVRVALLTARIRNYQEHLQKHHKDKANKRRMLMAIDRRKKLLKNLRLVNYDSFEKVCEQLGITYTFPPEYYRRATRRWLAKKALCIKVFKEVQKQKAEERLQKKQSLASTGTEAAKMTDSQT; encoded by the exons ATGTTCACAAACATAGCTCTGCGGACCGTCCTGAAGTCGTCAGTCGGTGTTTTGCGGGAGAGCGGCGCTCTGAGCTACGCCCGGTCACTGAAACCGTGGACATGCAGCTCGGCTTCGTTAGCAGGACCGACAGTCAGCTGTG ttGCAGGTAGTTTTGCTGTTCCACCACCAATGAGACATTATGCTGGGGCTGCAAAGAAAAGGAGGACGG CCTTTGAGAGTCAGCTCAGTGACCTTCCTCCAACACTGCTGAAGATGGATTACGCAGTTGTGCCCCTCGCTCAGac GACTGATGATGTCGTCAAAAGACTTCTGTCATTGGAGTTGGCGAGTCAT AGTGaaaaactgcagctgaaaaAGGAGCAGCTGGTCGCTAAAGTCCAGAGGGATGAGAATGACCGCAGCTCAGTGGAAGTCCGGG TGGCTCTTTTGACTGCAAGAATCCGCAACTATCAGGAGCACTTGCAGAAACACCACAAG GACAAAGCCAACAAGAGACGGATGCTCATGGCTATTGACCGCAggaaaaagcttttaaaaaatctgaggTTGGTCAATTATGACTCCTTTGAGAAAGTGTGCGAGCAGCTGGGCATCACTTACACCTTCCCTCCAGAGTACTACAGAAGGGCCACTCGGCGCTGGCTGGCCAAGAAGGCCCTCTGCATTAAG GTCTTCAAAGAAGTGCAGAAACAGAAGGCAGAGGAGCGGCTGCAGAAGAAGCAAAGTTTAGCCTCTACAGGCACCGAGGCAGCCAAGATGACAGACTCTCAGACCTGA
- the LOC125892800 gene encoding cornifelin homolog — MSNPVVTHQPGAGGYGTNVQTGEWSSGLCSCCSDLVVCALGCCCPLILSCYTANKYGESFCLGCVPGGMTALRTHMRLTYGIQGTITNDALMTFFCGICEVCRMAREIRIRNGDVST, encoded by the exons ATGTCGAACCCAGTGGTCACCCATCAACCAGGCGCTGGCGGCTACGGGACAAATGTCCAAACAGGAGAGTGGAGCTCGGGCCTGTGCTCCTGCTGCAGTGACTTGGTTGTCT GTGCTCTTGGTTGTTGCTGTCCACTTATATTGAGCTGCTACACAGCGAATAAGTATGGTGAAAGCTTCTGTTTGGGTTGTGTGCCAGGAGGCATGACAGCCCTTAGGACTCATATGAGACTGACCTATGGTATTCAG GGAACAATAACCAACGACGCCTTGATGACCTTTTTCTGTGGGATATGCGAGGTGTGCAGGATGGCGCGAGAAATCCGCATCAGGAACGGAGACGTTTCAACTTAA